One window from the genome of Gimesia aquarii encodes:
- a CDS encoding serine hydrolase domain-containing protein has translation MTSLPIVKPQEINLDGERIQQAGKLLTEWTVTGIIPGAAIVVGRHGKIVEPQFFGKQGPENNAETVRRDGMFLLASITKPIVYMSALKLVERGELVLTVPVTNYIPDFAAHHKESILVHHLFTHTSGMPDMLENNVALRQSLAPLEKFIRGAIYDTVPLFQPAGTGLSYQSMGTLIVAEIVQRITKKTIAQHVRDEIINPLGLQSTWLGRGDFPRERLVRVETPEYQIGSKFGWNSNYWQDLGVPWGGMFSSPEDMAVLCQCMLNYGEQNGVRLLSRSMMEMATTNRLNDYPDLPEPIRRSQPWGLGWRLNHPGQSGSWGNLLDRSVFGHTGATGTMVWMDRRRDGFAVILTTGIRSKAPWRLVSLSNIIASAFK, from the coding sequence ATGACTTCACTTCCCATTGTAAAACCCCAGGAGATCAACCTCGATGGAGAACGGATACAGCAAGCGGGAAAACTACTAACAGAATGGACGGTTACAGGCATCATTCCCGGTGCTGCGATTGTGGTCGGACGGCATGGGAAAATTGTTGAACCACAGTTCTTTGGAAAACAGGGACCGGAAAATAACGCGGAGACCGTTCGACGAGACGGCATGTTCCTTCTTGCTTCAATTACCAAACCAATTGTCTACATGAGTGCATTGAAATTGGTGGAACGTGGTGAGCTGGTATTAACGGTCCCTGTCACGAATTACATTCCCGACTTCGCAGCCCACCATAAGGAGTCGATTCTGGTGCATCACCTGTTTACGCATACTTCAGGTATGCCTGATATGCTGGAAAACAACGTTGCCTTGCGTCAGTCACTGGCTCCCTTAGAGAAATTTATTCGTGGTGCCATCTATGACACAGTGCCTCTCTTCCAACCTGCAGGTACTGGGCTCAGTTATCAAAGTATGGGAACATTGATTGTTGCGGAAATTGTGCAACGCATCACCAAAAAAACGATTGCCCAACATGTGAGAGATGAAATCATCAATCCATTGGGTCTGCAAAGCACCTGGCTTGGACGTGGTGATTTTCCGCGCGAACGTCTTGTGCGTGTTGAAACACCAGAGTACCAGATTGGTTCCAAGTTTGGCTGGAACAGCAATTACTGGCAGGACCTCGGCGTCCCCTGGGGAGGCATGTTTAGTTCTCCTGAAGACATGGCCGTCCTCTGCCAATGTATGCTCAACTACGGAGAACAGAACGGCGTGCGACTACTTTCCCGATCGATGATGGAAATGGCAACGACGAACCGGCTCAATGATTACCCTGACCTGCCCGAACCGATTCGTCGCTCTCAACCATGGGGACTGGGATGGCGATTGAATCACCCTGGCCAGAGTGGCAGTTGGGGAAATCTTCTTGACCGAAGTGTCTTTGGTCATACTGGAGCCACAGGTACCATGGTCTGGATGGACCGCCGTCGTGATGGCTTTGCAGTAATTTTAACGACCGGGATTCGGTCGAAAGCACCTTGGCGATTGGTCAGTCTGTCAAATATCATTGCTTCTGCCTTTAAATAG
- a CDS encoding DoxX family protein: MKTFSKYFLALFMVGAGVMHFVNPDFFLKIMPPYLPWHLELVYLSGFFEIGLGISLCIPRISIWAAWGIIALLIAVFPANIHLYLHQEIMPAPPWLHLIRLPLQSLFILWAYWHTRPTLEQIPSTNV, translated from the coding sequence ATGAAAACGTTCTCAAAATATTTCCTTGCCCTGTTTATGGTCGGTGCAGGAGTCATGCATTTTGTGAATCCGGATTTCTTTCTGAAAATCATGCCTCCCTATTTACCTTGGCATCTTGAGTTGGTTTACCTGAGCGGATTCTTTGAAATCGGGCTGGGTATCTCTCTCTGTATTCCACGAATCTCAATATGGGCTGCCTGGGGGATTATCGCGTTACTGATCGCGGTTTTTCCCGCTAATATTCATCTCTATTTACATCAGGAAATCATGCCCGCGCCTCCCTGGTTACATTTGATACGGCTTCCCTTACAAAGTCTTTTCATTCTCTGGGCGTATTGGCACACTAGACCCACTCTGGAACAAATACCATCAACCAACGTTTGA
- the coxB gene encoding cytochrome c oxidase subunit II, whose amino-acid sequence MNSVIPVLDPASPQAEAINDLFLQVLLISAIIFAIVAGLILIAISRGRRKQTLPEQDFGSEKTEIAWMVGPVIIVIWLVAISANLVITLNAIPKADPDGKTDISEIDLIVTGHQWWWEVEYPKSGVISANEIYIPVGKKLRVQISSDDVIHCFWVAQLGRKIDAIPGRENYIWLEADAPGSYQGRCSEYCGAQHAWMNFKVYAVSNEEYEQWLASENKAVAQPKLLSPLASADEQLAFAGKQFFFQATCQQCHTIEGTPAKARIGPDLTHFASRKEIGAGVIENSSENLALWLKDPQALKPGCKMPNFKLNEEHLKQLVAYLETLE is encoded by the coding sequence ATGAACTCTGTGATTCCTGTTCTTGACCCCGCGTCTCCACAGGCAGAGGCAATTAACGACTTATTTCTTCAAGTGCTACTGATTAGTGCGATCATCTTTGCGATTGTGGCAGGCCTGATCTTGATCGCTATCTCACGTGGTCGAAGAAAACAAACATTGCCTGAACAGGATTTCGGTAGCGAAAAAACAGAAATTGCCTGGATGGTTGGCCCCGTGATTATTGTGATTTGGCTAGTCGCGATCAGTGCGAATCTGGTGATCACTCTCAATGCGATTCCTAAGGCTGATCCTGACGGTAAAACGGATATTAGTGAAATCGATTTGATTGTGACCGGCCATCAATGGTGGTGGGAAGTTGAATATCCAAAATCAGGTGTGATCTCAGCGAATGAAATTTATATCCCTGTCGGTAAAAAGCTACGCGTTCAGATTTCCTCTGATGATGTGATTCATTGCTTTTGGGTGGCTCAGCTTGGCCGAAAGATCGATGCCATTCCGGGGCGCGAAAACTACATTTGGCTGGAAGCCGATGCACCCGGCTCGTATCAGGGACGCTGTTCCGAATATTGTGGTGCTCAGCATGCCTGGATGAACTTCAAGGTTTATGCAGTATCTAATGAGGAATATGAGCAATGGCTGGCGAGTGAAAACAAAGCAGTCGCTCAACCAAAATTACTCTCTCCATTGGCCTCTGCTGATGAACAGTTAGCATTTGCTGGTAAACAGTTCTTTTTCCAGGCGACCTGTCAACAATGCCATACGATTGAGGGCACACCAGCCAAAGCCAGGATTGGTCCTGATTTGACGCATTTTGCCAGTCGCAAAGAAATTGGTGCAGGTGTGATCGAGAATTCATCGGAAAATCTGGCGCTGTGGTTAAAAGATCCTCAAGCACTCAAACCAGGATGTAAAATGCCCAACTTTAAGTTAAATGAAGAGCATCTCAAACAACTCGTAGCCTACCTGGAGACACTCGAGTGA